The following proteins are encoded in a genomic region of Deltaproteobacteria bacterium:
- a CDS encoding dihydroneopterin aldolase, which produces MWIELKNFKLKTLIGVHEQERQTSQELTLNLKIRTDAQKAIVSDSITDTLDYEKLHQQILELAQRSRYALLESLVHQIEQLVLQDPKALEVLVEVEKPNILKDCEAILVRN; this is translated from the coding sequence ATGTGGATTGAACTCAAAAATTTCAAGCTCAAGACCTTGATTGGCGTCCATGAACAGGAACGCCAGACCTCTCAAGAATTAACGCTCAATCTCAAGATTAGAACGGATGCCCAAAAAGCCATTGTCTCCGACTCGATTACCGATACCCTGGATTACGAAAAGCTGCATCAGCAAATCCTCGAGCTCGCACAAAGAAGCCGTTATGCTTTACTGGAAAGCTTGGTACATCAAATTGAGCAATTGGTTTTGCAAGATCCAAAGGCCTTGGAGGTTTTAGTGGAAGTGGAAAAGCCAAATATTTTAAAAGATTGTGAAGCCATCCTTGTGAGAAATTAA